The Pseudoalteromonas translucida KMM 520 genome has a window encoding:
- the mazG gene encoding nucleoside triphosphate pyrophosphohydrolase, with the protein MTDNAALAQLLNIMKTLRDPEIGCPWDRKQTFSSIVPHTIEEAFEVADCIESGNLGELKNELGDLLFQIVFYAQLANEQKLFDFNDIVAQLNAKLTRRHPHVFDQQTALSDDELATQWQAIKAQERSAKSADATPSLWQDIPVNMPSLSKAKKIQQRVAALGFDWPSYHGALDKVSEEVDEVKEALAHNPYSDHSAEELGDLLFATVNVARHIKRDPEQLLRSASDKFSTRFEKVQAYLNAQGKCLESATLDEMDAAWDEIKKVK; encoded by the coding sequence ATGACAGATAACGCAGCGCTTGCGCAACTACTAAATATAATGAAAACGCTAAGAGATCCTGAGATTGGTTGCCCCTGGGATCGTAAGCAAACCTTTAGCTCAATAGTGCCACACACTATTGAGGAAGCGTTTGAAGTGGCAGATTGCATTGAATCGGGCAATTTAGGTGAGCTTAAAAATGAACTTGGCGATTTACTCTTTCAAATTGTGTTTTATGCTCAACTTGCTAATGAGCAAAAGTTATTTGATTTTAACGATATAGTGGCACAATTAAACGCTAAACTTACGCGCCGTCATCCTCATGTGTTCGACCAGCAAACAGCGCTAAGTGATGATGAGCTTGCTACGCAGTGGCAAGCAATTAAGGCACAAGAGCGCAGCGCCAAAAGCGCAGATGCTACGCCTTCGCTGTGGCAAGATATTCCCGTTAATATGCCAAGCTTAAGTAAAGCTAAAAAAATTCAGCAGCGGGTGGCAGCGCTTGGTTTTGATTGGCCAAGTTACCATGGTGCATTGGATAAAGTGAGCGAAGAGGTAGACGAAGTAAAAGAAGCACTCGCTCACAATCCGTATTCAGATCACAGCGCAGAAGAGCTGGGCGATTTACTGTTTGCTACAGTAAACGTTGCGCGCCATATAAAGCGCGACCCAGAGCAATTACTGCGCAGCGCCAGCGACAAGTTTTCAACCCGCTTTGAAAAAGTACAAGCTTATTTAAATGCCCAAGGTAAATGTTTAGAGTCGGCCACGCTTGATGAGATGGATGCAGCATGGGATGAGATCAAAAAAGTCAAATAG
- a CDS encoding CTP synthase, producing the protein MSTKFIFVTGGVVSSLGKGIAAASLAAILEARGLNVTILKLDPYINVDPGTMSPIQHGEVYVTEDGAETDLDLGHYERFIRTKMTSRNNFTQGRVYKDVLHRERRGEYLGATIQVIPHITNDIKQRVYSGAEGYDIALVEIGGTVGDIESQPFLEAIRQMGTEIGRERALFIHLTLVPFLGPAGEVKTKPTQHSVKELRSIGIQPDILICRSDRKLPSNERAKIALFTNVEEKAVISLPDVDSIYKIPALLKSQDLDYFVCRRFHLDVPEADLVEWEQVLYQESNPTGEVTIGMVGKYIELPDAYKSVNEALKHAGLKNRLTVNIQYIDSQDLETKGVDSLAHLDAILVPGGFGSRGVEGKILAAKYARENKVPYLGICLGMQVALIEYARNVAGLTDANSTEFNAQSASPVVGLITEWLDAEGKVEQRDEKSDLGGTMRLGAQKCHLTPGSKVHAVYGSDEIVERHRHRYEVNNNFVEQLEKAGLSFTGLSEDKKLVEIIENKDHPWFIAAQFHPEFTSTPRDGHPLFEGFVAAAHIHQKASS; encoded by the coding sequence ATGAGTACAAAATTTATCTTCGTTACCGGCGGGGTTGTTTCTTCGTTGGGTAAAGGTATTGCAGCAGCATCATTGGCAGCTATTTTAGAGGCCCGTGGCTTAAATGTTACTATCTTAAAGCTGGATCCTTACATCAACGTTGATCCAGGCACAATGAGCCCAATTCAACATGGTGAAGTATACGTTACAGAAGACGGCGCAGAGACCGATCTAGATTTAGGTCACTATGAGCGCTTTATTCGCACCAAAATGACAAGTCGCAATAATTTTACACAAGGTCGTGTATACAAAGATGTATTACATCGTGAGCGACGTGGCGAGTACCTTGGAGCAACAATTCAGGTAATTCCACATATTACCAACGATATTAAGCAACGTGTTTATTCTGGCGCTGAAGGCTATGATATAGCACTTGTTGAAATTGGCGGTACAGTGGGTGACATAGAGTCACAACCATTTTTAGAAGCAATTCGTCAAATGGGCACAGAAATAGGCCGTGAGCGCGCGTTATTTATTCACTTAACGCTAGTACCATTTTTAGGCCCTGCAGGCGAAGTGAAAACTAAGCCAACGCAGCACTCGGTTAAAGAACTACGTTCAATTGGTATTCAACCTGATATTCTTATTTGTCGTTCAGACCGCAAACTACCAAGTAACGAACGTGCAAAAATTGCATTGTTTACCAACGTAGAAGAAAAAGCGGTTATATCACTACCAGATGTAGACAGTATTTATAAAATTCCTGCGCTATTAAAGTCGCAAGATTTAGATTACTTTGTATGTCGTCGTTTTCATTTAGATGTCCCTGAAGCTGACCTTGTTGAATGGGAACAAGTACTTTATCAAGAGTCTAACCCTACAGGTGAAGTAACTATTGGTATGGTAGGTAAATACATTGAATTACCAGATGCGTATAAATCTGTAAACGAAGCATTAAAACATGCCGGTCTGAAAAACCGTTTAACGGTAAATATTCAGTACATCGACTCACAAGATTTAGAAACCAAAGGCGTTGATTCGTTAGCTCATCTAGATGCTATTTTAGTGCCTGGTGGTTTTGGTAGTCGTGGCGTTGAAGGTAAAATATTAGCGGCTAAATACGCGCGTGAAAACAAAGTGCCTTACTTAGGTATTTGTTTAGGTATGCAAGTGGCGTTAATTGAATATGCTCGTAACGTAGCGGGTCTTACTGATGCAAACTCAACTGAGTTTAACGCGCAATCTGCAAGCCCTGTAGTTGGCTTAATTACCGAATGGCTAGATGCTGAAGGTAAAGTAGAGCAGCGTGATGAAAAATCAGACTTAGGTGGCACTATGCGTTTAGGCGCACAAAAATGTCATTTAACACCGGGTTCTAAAGTGCATGCAGTATACGGTAGCGATGAAATAGTAGAACGTCATCGTCATCGTTACGAAGTTAATAATAACTTTGTAGAGCAACTAGAAAAAGCTGGTTTAAGCTTTACTGGTTTATCGGAAGATAAAAAACTAGTAGAAATTATTGAAAATAAAGATCACCCTTGGTTTATTGCAGCGCAATTCCACCCGGAATTCACTTCAACACCACGCGATGGTCACCCGCTGTTTGAAGGGTTTGTAGCTGCGGCTCACATCCACCAAAAAGCGTCTTCGTAA
- the eno gene encoding phosphopyruvate hydratase has product MSVIVKVIGREIMDSRGNPTVEADVHLADGSWGRAAAPSGASTGTREALELRDGDKSRYLGKGVLKAVGFINNEIATALAGQNALEQSTVDQVMLDLDGTENKEKLGANAILAVSLATAKAAAQSKKVELYEHIADLNGTPGVYSMPLPMMNIINGGEHADNSVDIQEFMIQPIGAKNFREALRMGAEIFHSLAKVLKADGHSTAVGDEGGFAPNLASNEAALAAIKVAVANAGYELGKDITLALDCAASEFYDKEANIYNLKGEGKKFTSEEFNFFLQDLTQQYPIVSIEDGLDESDWDGFAHQTKLMGDKIQLVGDDLFVTNTKILKRGIDNGIANSILIKFNQIGSLTETLAAIKMAKDAGFTVVISHRSGETEDSTIADLAVGTAAGQIKTGSLSRSDRVAKYNQLLRIEEQLGAKAPYNGLKEVKGQ; this is encoded by the coding sequence ATGTCAGTAATCGTAAAAGTAATTGGTCGCGAAATTATGGATTCGCGTGGTAACCCAACTGTTGAAGCTGATGTACATTTAGCTGATGGTTCATGGGGCCGTGCTGCGGCGCCGTCTGGCGCATCTACAGGGACTCGCGAAGCATTAGAATTACGCGATGGTGATAAATCTCGTTATTTAGGTAAAGGCGTATTAAAAGCAGTTGGTTTTATTAATAATGAAATCGCAACCGCTTTAGCAGGCCAAAATGCACTTGAGCAAAGCACTGTTGATCAAGTAATGCTAGATTTAGATGGTACCGAAAATAAAGAAAAATTAGGTGCTAACGCAATCTTAGCAGTATCGCTAGCAACGGCTAAAGCTGCTGCACAATCTAAAAAAGTTGAGCTTTATGAGCATATTGCTGATTTAAACGGTACACCGGGTGTTTACTCTATGCCATTACCAATGATGAACATTATCAATGGTGGCGAACATGCAGATAACTCTGTAGATATTCAAGAGTTTATGATCCAACCAATTGGCGCTAAAAACTTCCGTGAAGCTCTTCGCATGGGCGCAGAAATATTTCACAGCCTAGCTAAAGTATTAAAAGCAGACGGTCACTCAACAGCGGTAGGTGACGAAGGTGGTTTTGCACCAAACCTTGCATCTAACGAAGCAGCACTAGCGGCAATTAAAGTAGCTGTTGCAAATGCAGGCTACGAGCTAGGTAAAGACATTACATTAGCGCTTGATTGTGCTGCCTCTGAGTTTTACGACAAAGAAGCAAATATTTACAATCTTAAAGGTGAAGGCAAAAAGTTCACTTCTGAAGAATTTAACTTCTTCTTACAAGACTTAACTCAGCAGTACCCAATCGTGTCTATCGAAGATGGCCTTGATGAGTCTGACTGGGATGGCTTTGCACACCAAACTAAACTAATGGGTGATAAAATCCAATTAGTGGGTGACGATTTGTTTGTAACCAACACTAAGATTTTAAAACGTGGTATCGACAACGGTATTGCTAACTCAATCTTAATTAAGTTTAACCAAATTGGTTCTTTAACTGAGACGTTAGCTGCAATCAAAATGGCTAAAGATGCTGGTTTCACAGTTGTTATTTCTCATCGCTCAGGCGAAACAGAAGATTCAACCATTGCAGATTTAGCAGTAGGTACAGCCGCAGGTCAAATTAAAACAGGTTCATTAAGCCGCTCTGATCGTGTTGCTAAGTACAACCAATTGCTTCGTATTGAAGAGCAATTAGGCGCTAAAGCACCGTACAACGGTTTAAAAGAAGTTAAAGGTCAGTAA
- the mutH gene encoding DNA mismatch repair endonuclease MutH — translation MRPIKPHSINDLMQRVNNIAGLTLGQLANEYNFKTPDDLLREKGWTGQLIEYVLGATAGSKPLPDFEDLGIELKTLPISYKGKPLETTFVSVTPLINVTGMTWHASSVRKKLNHVLWLPILSERDIAPFDRTIGSGFLWQPTPEQDALLQRDWEEQMELIALGRIDEISGHLGDAIQIRPKAAHSKIVTDAIGPNGKIIKTLPRGFYLKTSFTGEILKQQFQL, via the coding sequence ATGCGACCTATAAAACCACATTCAATTAATGACTTAATGCAGCGTGTTAATAATATTGCCGGGCTTACCCTTGGCCAATTAGCCAATGAATATAACTTTAAAACGCCTGATGATTTACTCCGTGAAAAAGGCTGGACGGGGCAATTAATTGAATATGTATTAGGCGCAACTGCTGGCTCAAAACCACTGCCCGATTTTGAAGATTTAGGCATAGAACTAAAAACACTGCCAATTTCTTATAAAGGCAAGCCGCTAGAAACCACCTTTGTGTCGGTAACCCCACTCATTAACGTTACTGGCATGACCTGGCACGCAAGCAGCGTACGTAAAAAACTTAACCATGTACTTTGGTTGCCTATACTAAGTGAGCGCGACATAGCCCCGTTTGATAGAACCATAGGCAGCGGCTTTTTATGGCAACCTACGCCTGAGCAAGACGCCTTACTGCAACGCGATTGGGAAGAACAAATGGAGCTTATTGCCCTAGGGCGTATTGATGAAATATCGGGGCATTTAGGTGACGCAATTCAAATTCGCCCTAAAGCCGCGCACAGTAAAATAGTAACCGATGCTATTGGCCCTAATGGTAAAATTATTAAAACCCTGCCCCGTGGCTTTTATTTAAAAACCAGCTTTACTGGCGAAATTTTAAAACAGCAGTTTCAACTTTAA
- the rppH gene encoding RNA pyrophosphohydrolase, with amino-acid sequence MIDAEGFRANVGIVICNNQGQVFWARRYGQHSWQFPQGGVDDGETPEQTMYRELHEEVGLRPEDVEIVASSKHWLRYKLPKRLIRRDSSPVCIGQKQKWFLLKLRCKDEDVNLLKTHHPEFDDWRWVSYWYPVRQVVSFKRDVYRRVMKEFAPFAMPFNKREQQKDHWRNKR; translated from the coding sequence GTGATTGATGCCGAAGGTTTTCGTGCCAATGTCGGAATTGTAATTTGCAATAACCAAGGACAAGTGTTTTGGGCTAGACGTTATGGTCAACATTCTTGGCAATTTCCTCAAGGCGGTGTTGACGATGGTGAAACGCCAGAGCAAACCATGTACCGCGAATTACACGAAGAAGTAGGCTTGCGACCAGAAGATGTAGAGATAGTTGCAAGTTCTAAACATTGGTTACGCTATAAGTTACCCAAACGATTAATACGCCGAGACTCAAGTCCGGTATGTATTGGGCAAAAACAAAAATGGTTTTTACTAAAACTACGCTGTAAAGATGAGGATGTAAATTTACTTAAAACCCACCATCCTGAATTTGATGATTGGCGCTGGGTAAGTTATTGGTATCCGGTAAGGCAGGTGGTGTCGTTTAAACGCGATGTTTATCGGCGTGTAATGAAAGAGTTTGCTCCTTTTGCTATGCCTTTTAACAAACGCGAACAGCAAAAAGATCATTGGCGAAATAAAAGGTAG
- the ptsP gene encoding phosphoenolpyruvate--protein phosphotransferase, with amino-acid sequence MLATLRSIAESVSQQANLDSALACFVTMVKEAMQTQCCSIYFADYSQDNFVLMATEGLNPDAVGKFRIGFTEGLVGLVAQREEAINIAFAKSHPRFKLSPEVNEEGYNAFLSVPVVHQKKVLGVIVVQQKMARVFSQDEESFLITLSAQLASQLAHAEIKEVLRQDESSHQTSVLKGVSSAPGISIGHAFVVIPKVNFKSIELEKESDVNEQRRLFTQAVAATRKEFNTLSMTLSDSIPHEALAVFDVYQQLLDAKSLGHNVEMELQQGWCAKSALKIVIERLIAQFNAMQDPYIKERAVDVKDIGLRVLHHLVNTEFAIKDYPPNTILIAHTLTPAMLAEVPNDRLVGVVSINGSANSHASILTRAMGVPAIWGIEDIPLLQLNSKPMILDAFSGRLYISPSQMLIDEYTELQHQDNLLNNRFLAEQNFTAVTLDGEHISLLLNAGLELNTQQNSAHICDGVGLYRTEAWFMQKGQFPSQSEQETWYREVLNSYYPNPVVMRTLDIGGDKVLDYFNITEENPFLGWRGIRISLDHPELFLDQLKAMLKANIGLGNLKIMLPMISGTEEVDESLALFEQAYFELNEQYPEQTIERPDIGIMLEVPSSVFMLADWSKKVDFCSVGSNDLTQYLLAVDRSNARVAELFNPYHPAVLRVLNKVARECQQYELPFSLCGELGGDPEGAILLIAMGYRRLSMNLSSLNKVKWVLRRLHVSEMEALLKECLAQSSAKQVLRLTRSFMIEHELGNLFYTPK; translated from the coding sequence ATGCTGGCAACACTTAGGTCTATTGCAGAGTCGGTTTCGCAACAAGCGAATTTAGACAGTGCTTTAGCGTGCTTTGTGACAATGGTTAAAGAAGCCATGCAAACCCAGTGCTGCTCTATTTATTTTGCTGACTACAGCCAAGATAACTTTGTACTTATGGCCACCGAAGGATTAAACCCCGATGCGGTGGGTAAGTTTAGAATTGGCTTTACCGAAGGCCTAGTAGGGCTGGTGGCACAGCGCGAGGAGGCAATTAATATTGCCTTTGCCAAATCTCATCCTCGCTTTAAGCTTTCCCCAGAAGTTAACGAAGAAGGCTATAACGCATTTTTGTCTGTGCCTGTGGTGCATCAAAAAAAAGTACTGGGCGTTATTGTAGTACAACAAAAAATGGCGCGCGTATTTAGCCAAGATGAAGAATCATTTTTAATTACTTTGTCGGCGCAACTTGCCTCACAATTAGCGCATGCTGAAATAAAAGAAGTATTGCGTCAAGATGAGTCCTCTCATCAAACCTCGGTATTAAAAGGGGTGTCGAGTGCTCCGGGTATTAGTATTGGCCATGCATTTGTAGTTATTCCTAAAGTTAACTTTAAATCAATTGAGCTGGAAAAAGAAAGTGATGTAAATGAGCAACGACGCTTATTTACCCAAGCAGTGGCGGCAACCCGAAAAGAATTTAATACACTATCAATGACACTAAGCGACTCTATTCCGCATGAGGCTTTGGCTGTTTTTGATGTTTATCAGCAATTACTCGATGCTAAAAGCTTAGGCCATAACGTTGAGATGGAGTTGCAACAAGGATGGTGTGCAAAAAGCGCCTTAAAAATAGTAATTGAGCGTTTAATCGCTCAGTTTAATGCCATGCAAGACCCATACATAAAAGAGCGCGCGGTTGATGTTAAAGACATTGGCCTGCGAGTGTTGCACCACCTTGTTAATACCGAATTCGCAATCAAAGATTATCCACCCAATACCATACTTATAGCGCATACACTTACTCCTGCCATGCTGGCTGAGGTGCCTAACGATCGTTTAGTGGGTGTGGTGAGCATAAATGGCTCGGCAAATAGTCATGCGTCAATACTAACCCGTGCTATGGGCGTGCCTGCTATTTGGGGCATCGAAGATATTCCATTACTGCAATTAAATAGTAAGCCAATGATTTTGGATGCGTTTTCGGGGCGGTTATATATTTCCCCATCGCAAATGCTAATTGATGAATACACCGAATTACAGCACCAAGACAACTTACTTAATAATCGTTTTTTAGCCGAGCAAAACTTTACAGCGGTTACCCTTGATGGTGAGCACATAAGTTTACTACTCAATGCGGGATTAGAGTTAAACACGCAGCAAAATAGCGCCCATATTTGTGATGGCGTTGGCTTGTACCGCACCGAAGCTTGGTTTATGCAAAAAGGGCAGTTTCCATCGCAATCTGAGCAAGAAACCTGGTACCGAGAAGTACTTAACAGTTATTACCCTAACCCGGTAGTAATGCGAACGTTAGATATTGGTGGCGATAAAGTTCTCGATTATTTTAATATTACCGAAGAAAACCCCTTTTTAGGTTGGCGCGGTATTCGTATTAGTTTAGATCACCCTGAGCTATTTTTAGATCAGCTCAAAGCCATGCTAAAAGCAAATATAGGCTTAGGTAATTTAAAAATAATGCTGCCGATGATCAGTGGTACAGAAGAAGTAGACGAATCATTAGCACTTTTTGAGCAAGCGTATTTTGAGCTTAACGAGCAATACCCAGAGCAAACAATTGAACGACCCGATATAGGTATTATGCTTGAAGTACCGTCGAGTGTATTTATGCTGGCAGACTGGTCTAAAAAAGTCGATTTTTGCTCTGTAGGCAGTAACGATTTAACGCAATACCTGCTCGCTGTAGACAGATCAAACGCCCGGGTTGCAGAACTGTTTAACCCGTATCATCCTGCAGTGCTCAGAGTATTAAATAAAGTGGCTCGTGAGTGCCAGCAGTACGAGCTACCGTTTAGTTTATGCGGCGAGCTTGGCGGCGATCCTGAAGGCGCAATATTACTTATTGCCATGGGGTATCGTCGTTTAAGTATGAACTTGTCATCACTAAATAAAGTTAAATGGGTGCTTAGGCGCTTACATGTCAGCGAAATGGAAGCATTACTTAAAGAGTGCTTAGCGCAATCGTCGGCTAAGCAAGTATTGCGTTTAACTCGCAGCTTTATGATAGAGCATGAGCTGGGTAACTTATTTTATACCCCCAAATAA
- a CDS encoding sulfite exporter TauE/SafE family protein codes for MYDLGLLVASCALLGCVVGFLAGLLGIGGGLIIVPVLSALLLAFNVTAAENVLVIAIATSLASILFTSTSSALAHHKNDNVPWVIAPWVMSGVAVGALISGFAASLIPEQILRTVFAVSVVFIALRMVLSARNKPLSEKPLPSGPILGSLCAIMGALSGLIGIGGGALIVPLLHYFSVDIKKAIGCAAACGIVIAFFGSIGYISAGWQVTDLEHGFAGFVYLPALFGIVITSWFIAPIGAKATHYLPVNTIKKVFAVLLVIIAIKMVFS; via the coding sequence ATGTATGATCTAGGATTATTGGTTGCAAGTTGCGCGCTACTAGGCTGTGTTGTCGGATTTTTAGCCGGGTTACTCGGAATTGGTGGCGGCTTAATTATTGTGCCCGTATTAAGTGCCTTATTACTCGCTTTTAATGTAACGGCTGCTGAAAATGTATTAGTTATTGCCATTGCAACATCGCTTGCCTCTATTTTGTTTACCTCTACATCTTCAGCGCTGGCTCATCATAAAAATGATAACGTGCCTTGGGTTATTGCACCTTGGGTTATGTCGGGCGTGGCCGTTGGCGCGCTAATTAGTGGCTTTGCTGCAAGCTTAATACCCGAGCAAATATTACGCACGGTATTTGCTGTAAGCGTGGTATTTATTGCTTTAAGAATGGTGTTATCAGCTCGTAATAAACCTTTGTCAGAAAAACCTTTACCGTCGGGTCCTATTCTAGGCAGCTTATGTGCCATTATGGGGGCACTATCTGGGTTAATAGGTATAGGCGGTGGCGCATTAATTGTGCCTTTACTGCATTATTTTTCGGTTGATATTAAAAAGGCCATAGGCTGCGCTGCAGCATGCGGAATTGTTATCGCCTTTTTTGGCTCTATTGGTTATATCAGTGCCGGATGGCAGGTTACCGATTTAGAACACGGCTTTGCAGGGTTTGTATATTTACCTGCATTATTTGGGATTGTAATTACCTCGTGGTTTATAGCGCCTATTGGTGCTAAAGCAACCCACTATTTACCGGTTAATACAATAAAGAAAGTTTTCGCGGTGTTACTTGTTATCATCGCAATTAAAATGGTTTTTAGCTAA
- the lgt gene encoding prolipoprotein diacylglyceryl transferase, with protein MALEFPVIDPIIFSVGPLSVRWYGLMYLIGFAFAMWFANRQAAKPNSGWTKDQVGDFLFYGMLGVILGGRIGYVLFYQFSYFIENPLYLFRIDQGGMSFHGGTLGVITAVVIFAWTRKKSILQVGDFVAPLVPVGLLAGRIGNFINGELWGRVSDVPWAMVFPTGGPLARHPSQLYEAFFEGLVLFLILQWFIKKPRPAGSVAGVFLLGYGIFRFCIEYFRQPDAQLGLFADFISMGQILSLPMIVGGLGLLIWAYKQAPQKTAVKG; from the coding sequence ATGGCACTGGAATTTCCTGTAATCGATCCGATCATATTTTCTGTCGGGCCACTAAGCGTACGTTGGTACGGATTAATGTATTTAATAGGTTTTGCATTTGCAATGTGGTTTGCAAATCGCCAAGCGGCAAAACCAAATTCAGGTTGGACTAAAGACCAAGTAGGCGATTTCCTATTTTACGGCATGCTAGGAGTAATTCTTGGTGGGCGTATTGGTTATGTATTATTTTATCAATTTAGCTATTTTATAGAAAACCCCCTATATTTGTTCAGGATAGATCAAGGTGGAATGTCGTTTCATGGTGGCACTTTAGGTGTGATCACCGCAGTTGTTATTTTTGCTTGGACACGTAAAAAGTCAATACTGCAAGTAGGCGACTTTGTTGCACCGCTTGTACCGGTAGGTTTATTAGCGGGACGTATAGGTAACTTTATAAATGGTGAGCTTTGGGGTCGAGTAAGCGATGTACCATGGGCTATGGTATTTCCAACCGGCGGGCCGTTAGCACGCCATCCATCGCAGCTATACGAAGCATTTTTTGAAGGCTTAGTATTATTTTTAATTTTACAGTGGTTTATTAAAAAGCCTCGCCCTGCTGGGAGTGTAGCGGGTGTGTTTTTACTAGGTTACGGCATATTTAGATTTTGCATTGAGTACTTTCGCCAACCAGATGCACAGCTGGGTTTATTTGCCGATTTTATCTCGATGGGGCAAATACTCTCGCTGCCTATGATAGTAGGCGGGTTAGGCTTATTAATTTGGGCTTATAAGCAAGCACCACAAAAAACAGCGGTAAAGGGTTAG
- a CDS encoding thymidylate synthase, with product MKQYLQLCQRIVDEGQWVENKRTGTRCLTVINADLEYDVANNQFPMITTRKSYYKAAIAELLGYLRGYDSAAQFREIGCKTWDANANENSAWLNNPHRKGEDDMGRVYGVQGRAWQRPDGSTLDQLAKVINNLKNGIDDRGEIISFYNPGEFELGCLRPCMHTHTFSLLGDTLYLTSIQRSCDVPLGLNFNQIQCFVLLALVAQITGHKAGKAYHKITNAHIYENQLELMRDVQLKREPFASPQLKINPNIKSLNDIETWVTRDDFEVTGYECHEAIQYPFSV from the coding sequence ATGAAACAATATTTACAATTATGTCAGCGTATTGTTGATGAAGGCCAGTGGGTAGAAAACAAACGTACAGGCACACGCTGTTTAACCGTGATCAACGCCGATTTAGAATACGATGTGGCGAATAATCAGTTTCCGATGATCACTACGCGTAAAAGCTATTACAAAGCAGCTATTGCTGAATTGCTCGGTTACTTGCGTGGTTACGATAGCGCTGCACAGTTTCGCGAAATAGGCTGTAAAACCTGGGATGCAAATGCAAACGAAAATAGCGCTTGGCTTAATAATCCGCACCGTAAAGGTGAGGACGATATGGGCCGTGTTTATGGCGTACAAGGGCGTGCTTGGCAGCGCCCAGATGGCTCAACGCTAGACCAGCTAGCAAAAGTAATTAATAACTTAAAAAATGGTATAGACGATCGCGGTGAAATAATTAGTTTTTACAACCCAGGCGAATTTGAGCTTGGCTGTTTACGCCCGTGTATGCACACGCACACGTTTTCATTATTAGGTGACACACTTTATTTAACGTCAATTCAGCGTAGCTGCGACGTACCGCTAGGGCTTAATTTTAATCAAATTCAGTGTTTTGTATTACTGGCATTAGTGGCGCAAATTACTGGGCATAAAGCGGGTAAGGCGTATCATAAAATAACCAACGCGCATATTTATGAAAACCAGCTTGAGCTAATGCGCGATGTGCAGTTGAAACGCGAGCCGTTTGCATCGCCGCAGTTAAAAATTAATCCAAACATTAAATCACTAAACGATATAGAAACCTGGGTAACACGCGATGACTTTGAAGTGACAGGTTATGAGTGTCACGAAGCCATTCAATACCCATTTTCGGTATAA
- the galU gene encoding UTP--glucose-1-phosphate uridylyltransferase GalU — translation MKAVIPVAGLGTRMLPATKAIPKEMLPVVDRPLIQYVVNEAVAAGIKEIVLVTHSSKNSIENHFDTSFELEATLEKRVKRQLLAEIQSICPKDVTIIQVRQGEAKGLGHAINCAAPIIGNEPFVVILPDVIIDDMESDLSKDNLAEMISRFEQTQHSQIMVEPVPMAEVDQFGVVDLGSVELKQGESSPIHNMVEKPPVNEAPSNLAVVGRYVLSKNIWPLLAKTPQGAGNEIQLTDAIAMLMQHETVDAYAIKGRSHDCGSKIGYLKATIEFALRREEFADELKTFIKTLI, via the coding sequence ATGAAAGCAGTGATCCCCGTAGCGGGCCTCGGAACTCGCATGTTACCAGCCACCAAAGCAATTCCAAAAGAAATGCTACCGGTTGTTGACCGTCCACTAATTCAATACGTAGTTAACGAAGCCGTTGCTGCAGGTATTAAAGAAATAGTACTGGTAACGCATTCAAGTAAAAACTCAATAGAAAACCACTTCGACACTAGTTTTGAGCTTGAAGCCACACTAGAAAAACGAGTAAAACGACAGCTACTTGCCGAAATACAGTCTATTTGTCCTAAAGATGTAACTATTATTCAAGTACGCCAAGGCGAAGCCAAAGGCCTAGGGCATGCAATTAACTGTGCAGCGCCAATTATAGGTAACGAACCATTTGTGGTTATTTTACCCGATGTAATAATTGATGATATGGAAAGCGATCTTAGTAAAGATAACTTAGCCGAAATGATCAGCCGCTTTGAGCAAACTCAACATAGCCAAATAATGGTAGAGCCAGTACCAATGGCTGAAGTTGATCAATTTGGTGTTGTTGACTTGGGCAGTGTTGAGCTAAAACAAGGCGAAAGCTCGCCAATTCATAACATGGTAGAAAAGCCACCAGTTAACGAAGCACCATCAAACCTTGCTGTAGTAGGGCGCTATGTATTAAGTAAAAATATTTGGCCATTACTCGCTAAAACACCGCAAGGTGCTGGTAACGAAATTCAGCTTACAGACGCTATTGCCATGCTAATGCAGCACGAAACTGTTGATGCATACGCAATTAAAGGGCGTAGCCACGACTGTGGTAGTAAAATTGGTTATCTTAAAGCAACTATTGAGTTTGCACTACGTCGTGAAGAATTTGCTGACGAGTTAAAAACGTTTATTAAAACATTAATTTAA